The proteins below are encoded in one region of Perca flavescens isolate YP-PL-M2 unplaced genomic scaffold, PFLA_1.0 EPR50_1.1_unplaced_scaf_111, whole genome shotgun sequence:
- the LOC114551495 gene encoding rho GTPase-activating protein 27 encodes MATTSSLLSRGLGLVLVEFQYEYQGRDGALVSIKPNERYVLLAKSNDHWWQVQSDHDRGSKPFYIPAKYVKELPPDVPSPLDFHPPSPSPDPVLLPAAAPVPVPVPVPVPKTLDQ; translated from the exons ATGGCAACCACCTCCTCCCTGCTTAGCAGAG GTCTGGGTCTGGTTCTGGTGGAGTTCCAGTATGAGTACCAGGGCCGGGACGGCGCGCTGGTCTCCATCAAACCCAACGAGCGCTACGTGCTGCTGGCCAAGAGCAACGACCACTGGTGGCAGGTGCAGAGCGACCACGACCGCGGCTCCAAGCCCTTCTACATCCCCGCCAAGTACGTCAAGGAGCTGCCGCCGGACGTCCCCTCACCGCTGGACTTCCACCCACCCAGTCCCAGTCCCGACCCGGTGCTGCTTCCTGCAGCCGCGCCGGTGCCGGTCCCCGTTCCCGTTCCCGTTCCAAAGACTCTGGACCAAG